The Caulifigura coniformis genome includes a region encoding these proteins:
- a CDS encoding pectate lyase, which translates to MSAIRLWSMLGSLLTAVAVFTSPLNGGDPLATQARDAVSRAGAFYHEKVAAHGGYVYQYSADLSLREGESVTDLETVWVQPPGTPTVGLTFLKAYERTGDERLLVAAKDAAYCLLEGQFQSGAWNGWIDFAPDKRKNYAFITGKNQKKNARNYSTFDDDKTQAALKFLMRYDRSTGFKDARVHAAVERALSSVLTAQFAHGGWPQGYKAPVDQTVTKVARARYPADWPRQYPGGDYWDFPTLNDNSQVDVIETLFQASEIYGQPAYRSAALKGAGFLLAAQMPEPQPAWAQQYNYDFEPVWARKFEPPAVSGSESQNVIAMLMDVYVETGDRTFLAAIEPALNYLERSKLSDGQLARFYELKTNEPLYFTREYVLTKDDSDLPTHYGFKVSSKLESLRKRFEKLSTAKPAALEQEKARLWGRSERTSPPSADEVQRVIASLDHRGAWVETGRLKYHPGKKEDRPIISSATFARNMDLLSRYIAAHSTK; encoded by the coding sequence ATGTCCGCGATTCGACTGTGGAGCATGTTGGGCAGTCTCCTGACGGCCGTCGCCGTATTCACCTCGCCCCTGAATGGCGGCGATCCCCTGGCGACACAGGCGCGAGACGCCGTTTCCCGAGCCGGGGCGTTCTATCACGAAAAGGTCGCCGCGCACGGCGGTTACGTCTATCAGTACAGCGCCGATCTTTCCCTCCGCGAAGGCGAAAGCGTTACCGATCTGGAAACCGTCTGGGTTCAACCGCCGGGGACACCGACGGTCGGGCTCACGTTCCTGAAGGCTTACGAACGAACGGGGGACGAAAGGCTCCTCGTCGCGGCGAAGGATGCCGCGTATTGCCTGTTGGAAGGACAGTTTCAGAGCGGTGCGTGGAACGGCTGGATCGATTTCGCCCCGGACAAGCGGAAGAACTATGCGTTCATCACGGGCAAAAACCAGAAGAAGAACGCGCGGAATTACTCGACGTTCGATGACGACAAGACGCAGGCGGCCCTCAAGTTCCTGATGCGCTACGACCGCTCGACCGGCTTCAAGGACGCGCGCGTCCACGCGGCTGTGGAACGAGCGCTCTCCAGCGTGCTCACCGCCCAGTTTGCTCATGGCGGCTGGCCACAGGGATACAAGGCCCCGGTGGACCAGACCGTGACGAAGGTCGCGAGAGCCCGCTACCCGGCCGATTGGCCGCGCCAGTACCCGGGAGGAGACTACTGGGATTTCCCGACGCTGAATGACAACTCCCAGGTGGACGTCATCGAAACGCTTTTCCAGGCCTCAGAGATTTATGGCCAGCCTGCCTATCGATCGGCCGCACTGAAGGGGGCTGGGTTCCTGCTCGCGGCGCAGATGCCCGAGCCTCAACCGGCCTGGGCGCAGCAGTACAACTACGATTTTGAGCCAGTCTGGGCCCGCAAGTTTGAGCCCCCGGCGGTGAGCGGAAGCGAATCGCAGAACGTCATCGCCATGCTGATGGACGTGTACGTCGAAACCGGCGACCGGACATTTCTCGCGGCCATCGAACCGGCTCTCAACTACCTGGAACGATCAAAACTCTCGGACGGCCAGCTGGCCCGCTTCTACGAGCTGAAGACAAACGAGCCGCTGTACTTCACCCGCGAGTACGTCCTGACCAAGGACGATTCCGATCTCCCGACTCACTACGGCTTCAAGGTCTCCAGCAAGCTGGAATCGCTTCGGAAACGATTCGAGAAACTCTCGACGGCGAAGCCGGCCGCGCTGGAACAGGAAAAGGCGCGGCTGTGGGGCCGCAGTGAAAGAACCTCTCCCCCCTCGGCCGACGAAGTGCAGCGGGTCATTGCATCGCTGGATCACCGCGGGGCGTGGGTCGAAACGGGACGGTTGAAGTATCACCCCGGAAAGAAGGAGGACCGGCCGATCATCTCGAGTGCTACATTCGCGAGGAACATGGACCTGCTGAGCCGCTATATCGCGGCGCACTCCACGAAGTGA
- a CDS encoding DUF1501 domain-containing protein, giving the protein MLRSARVPAEISRRDWLRIAAATAAGVSFNSASVLKAFADQVVASPTRKRACILLWMSGGPSQIDTFDPKPGHANGGPTKAIDTSVAGVQIAENLPKLAQQMKHVAVVRSITTKEGDHSRATHFVRTGSLPQGPIRYPTLGSLFSKELGDTSSDLPNFVSIAPNRFLSPAAFGPGFLGPQYAPLFVGENGAGGAMADAAAALQVRNIELPRGVEKSRGDSRIGLLQSIDDRFLADHPGIVTESRNSAYSKAVRLMNSTGVKAFNLDDEDASLRDAYGRTAFGQGCLLARRLVERGVPFVEVSLNSAEGAGGIGWDTHADNFNAVKNLCGVLDPAWSTLLTDLEQRGLLDSTLVVWMGEFGRTPKINESTGRDHFPVAWTNVLCGGGIKGGQFVGKTSEDAMTVADRPVTVQDMFATMAMALGLDPAKTNMSNIGRPIPIAEPSAKAITEVVA; this is encoded by the coding sequence ATGCTTCGCAGTGCGCGCGTTCCGGCCGAAATTTCTCGGCGCGACTGGCTCCGAATCGCAGCGGCAACCGCCGCGGGCGTCTCGTTCAATTCGGCCTCGGTGCTGAAGGCGTTCGCCGACCAGGTCGTCGCCTCTCCGACCCGAAAGCGGGCCTGCATTCTGCTGTGGATGAGCGGCGGCCCCAGCCAGATCGACACGTTCGATCCCAAACCGGGGCACGCCAACGGCGGCCCGACGAAAGCGATCGACACCTCGGTCGCCGGTGTGCAGATCGCCGAAAACCTGCCGAAGCTCGCGCAGCAGATGAAACACGTGGCGGTCGTGCGTTCGATCACCACCAAAGAAGGAGATCACAGCCGGGCAACCCACTTCGTCCGCACGGGCAGTCTTCCCCAGGGGCCGATTCGCTATCCCACCCTCGGATCGCTGTTCAGCAAAGAACTGGGAGACACCAGTTCCGATCTCCCGAACTTCGTCAGCATCGCCCCCAACCGATTCCTGAGCCCGGCGGCATTCGGCCCGGGATTTCTTGGCCCGCAGTATGCTCCGCTGTTCGTCGGGGAGAACGGAGCGGGGGGCGCGATGGCGGACGCGGCGGCGGCGCTTCAGGTGCGGAACATTGAACTGCCTCGCGGCGTCGAAAAGAGCCGCGGCGACTCGCGGATTGGTCTGCTGCAGTCGATCGACGACCGGTTCCTCGCCGACCATCCGGGGATCGTGACCGAGAGCCGGAATTCGGCTTATTCCAAGGCGGTCCGGCTGATGAACTCCACGGGGGTCAAGGCATTCAACCTCGACGACGAAGACGCGTCGCTGCGGGACGCCTATGGCCGCACGGCCTTCGGACAGGGGTGCCTTCTCGCCCGGCGGCTAGTCGAGCGCGGGGTTCCGTTCGTCGAAGTGTCGCTCAACAGCGCCGAAGGGGCCGGCGGCATCGGCTGGGATACGCATGCCGACAACTTCAACGCCGTCAAGAACCTGTGCGGCGTTCTCGATCCGGCGTGGAGCACTCTGCTGACCGACCTGGAGCAGCGCGGCCTCCTCGACAGCACGCTTGTCGTCTGGATGGGTGAGTTCGGCCGGACTCCGAAGATCAACGAGAGCACGGGCCGCGATCACTTCCCGGTGGCGTGGACGAACGTGCTCTGTGGGGGCGGGATCAAAGGAGGCCAGTTTGTGGGGAAGACGTCCGAGGACGCGATGACGGTCGCGGACCGGCCGGTCACCGTGCAGGACATGTTCGCCACGATGGCGATGGCTCTTGGCCTCGACCCGGCGAAAACGAACATGTCGAACATCGGCCGGCCGATTCCGATTGCGGAGCCTTCTGCCAAGGCGATTACGGAAGTCGTGGCGTAG
- a CDS encoding Gfo/Idh/MocA family oxidoreductase — MLPIGLIGAGAEWDAVWCPAFSLVSRLVVKSFYDPIGVRGERVAESHDWPGASGVRQLLMPPRLKGVVVLDAGWLGNWVVQQADQQRIPVLVSPRESSVELLGQAFHNATGETLIQPELRRRYTPATMRVRELTATRLGAIRSLSIELPSASPLTVSQWAEAIDWCRFVVQSGVIRSEFFPEQQVLRVAFRKQYDEKPVEAALSWSRTEAPPLYPADFSAELICQNGVAIVTGGRRVRWKAEEDEGDEELSDDRSSAMVQLDLFARRLAGGLVPVPSLEDVAVAVNAARTAIG, encoded by the coding sequence ATGCTGCCAATTGGACTGATCGGTGCCGGTGCGGAGTGGGACGCCGTCTGGTGTCCCGCCTTCAGCCTCGTGTCGCGCCTGGTGGTCAAATCATTTTATGACCCGATCGGCGTTCGCGGCGAGAGGGTCGCGGAATCGCATGACTGGCCCGGCGCCTCGGGAGTCCGGCAGCTGCTGATGCCCCCCCGACTCAAGGGAGTCGTTGTCCTCGATGCCGGCTGGCTGGGGAACTGGGTCGTCCAGCAGGCGGATCAACAGCGGATTCCCGTGCTCGTTTCTCCACGAGAGTCTTCAGTTGAGCTGCTCGGGCAGGCGTTCCACAACGCGACGGGCGAAACACTGATTCAGCCCGAGCTTCGGCGACGCTATACGCCCGCGACGATGCGGGTCCGGGAACTGACTGCGACACGTCTCGGGGCCATCCGGTCGCTGTCCATCGAATTACCTTCAGCCAGTCCTTTGACCGTTTCCCAATGGGCCGAGGCGATCGACTGGTGCCGCTTCGTCGTACAGTCGGGCGTGATTCGCAGCGAGTTTTTCCCCGAGCAACAGGTGCTCCGAGTAGCGTTCCGAAAGCAGTACGACGAGAAACCGGTCGAAGCGGCGCTCTCGTGGTCCAGAACTGAGGCGCCGCCCCTGTACCCAGCCGATTTTTCCGCAGAACTGATCTGCCAGAACGGGGTCGCCATCGTCACCGGCGGTCGGCGCGTGCGCTGGAAGGCGGAGGAAGACGAAGGGGACGAAGAACTCTCTGATGATCGGTCGAGCGCCATGGTGCAGCTCGACCTCTTCGCACGGCGTCTGGCCGGCGGCCTCGTGCCCGTCCCTTCGCTCGAAGATGTCGCAGTTGCGGTGAACGCCGCACGGACTGCGATCGGATAA
- a CDS encoding peptidylprolyl isomerase: MTSRFKVRELLSRLRGRSPRRMGPSLPLTQVLETRVLPAGNVTVRMTADALLINGDSSNNDVSIIVEDGALVVRGLNDTTINGEEDDFIITEEGETFEGRVVVRLRNGNDTFSIGDDVVINGSLLVDDLLGNDRVAIDAASINGGMRISTHYGDDGIRLNGTRISGAAYLYAGFGDDLVVLDNVTASAFFKISMGPGDDGLDTDGNTFDGRFVVKLGYGSDDANFDGDSIDEAWILRARSGEDAVRASNMTVEGFTLLRSSRGDDNFLLEGDNEFTGRIIAWLGGGKNNLEISDETVTTGGVTERNVHGDEVDASVFSTRFDAASSGLLARADALRAAIDGALTVTIDPIAGTTQSNGVLLTRNQQLTITGTTHADAVVTVDVDNDGFDDGTVIANNDGTFSLVVTLLSNATSPGIQTVKIRSTFAGATANAERKIDVVQGTVVRFTTSLGAYDVELLDTAAPQTVANFLNYLTRYTDSIIHRSERTGANSPFVVQGGGFVNPPDVVPITTNAPVPNEFNATNSNVRGTLAMALPSNNIDGGTSQWFINMGDNSSLNQGKYTVFGRVLGEGMTVVDSIHNLTSYNLIGPTGESALANVPLRNYTPFTEVLAGTASVTNGSKTVTGVGTSFLTDLRVGEAVKVGDIVGVVASIESNTGFTLAVAAGSTASSVQVKKNALPAEASYVTMSSVATLTV; encoded by the coding sequence ATGACTTCGCGCTTCAAGGTCAGAGAACTGCTGTCCCGTCTTCGCGGCCGGTCCCCGCGGAGGATGGGCCCGTCACTTCCTCTCACGCAGGTGCTGGAAACCCGCGTCCTGCCCGCCGGCAATGTCACCGTGCGGATGACTGCCGATGCGCTCCTGATCAACGGCGACTCCAGCAATAACGACGTCTCGATCATCGTCGAGGACGGCGCCCTCGTCGTGCGCGGCCTGAACGACACGACGATCAACGGCGAAGAAGACGATTTCATCATCACCGAAGAGGGCGAAACCTTCGAGGGCCGCGTGGTCGTGCGACTCCGAAACGGAAACGACACGTTCTCGATTGGCGACGATGTCGTGATCAACGGCAGCCTCCTGGTGGACGACCTCCTCGGCAACGATCGCGTGGCGATCGACGCGGCGTCCATCAACGGCGGAATGCGGATTTCGACCCACTATGGCGACGACGGCATCCGGCTGAACGGAACCCGGATCTCCGGGGCCGCGTATCTGTACGCCGGCTTTGGCGACGACCTCGTCGTGCTCGACAACGTCACGGCGTCTGCCTTCTTCAAGATCTCGATGGGCCCGGGCGACGACGGCCTCGACACCGACGGCAACACGTTCGACGGCCGCTTCGTCGTCAAGCTGGGCTACGGATCGGATGACGCGAACTTCGACGGCGACAGCATCGATGAGGCATGGATCCTGCGCGCCCGTTCGGGAGAAGACGCGGTTCGCGCGAGCAACATGACCGTCGAAGGCTTCACGCTCCTGAGAAGCAGCCGCGGTGACGACAACTTCCTGCTGGAAGGCGACAACGAGTTCACCGGACGGATCATCGCCTGGCTCGGCGGCGGCAAGAACAATCTGGAAATCTCCGACGAGACCGTGACCACGGGCGGCGTGACGGAACGCAACGTCCACGGCGACGAAGTCGACGCGTCGGTCTTCTCGACGCGATTCGATGCCGCCTCGTCAGGCCTTCTGGCACGCGCGGACGCGCTCCGGGCCGCAATCGACGGGGCGCTGACGGTCACGATCGACCCGATCGCCGGCACGACGCAGTCAAACGGTGTGCTGCTCACTCGCAACCAGCAGTTGACGATCACCGGAACCACGCATGCCGATGCGGTGGTGACAGTGGATGTCGATAACGATGGCTTCGACGACGGAACTGTGATCGCGAACAACGACGGCACGTTCTCGCTCGTCGTCACGCTTCTGAGCAACGCCACGAGCCCGGGCATCCAGACGGTCAAGATCCGGTCCACCTTCGCCGGCGCTACGGCCAACGCCGAACGCAAGATCGACGTCGTTCAGGGAACCGTCGTGCGGTTCACGACATCGCTCGGCGCTTACGATGTGGAGCTGCTCGACACCGCCGCCCCGCAGACCGTCGCCAACTTCCTCAACTATCTCACCCGCTATACCGACTCGATCATCCACCGCTCGGAACGAACGGGCGCCAACTCGCCGTTCGTCGTCCAGGGAGGCGGCTTCGTCAATCCGCCCGACGTCGTGCCGATCACGACCAACGCCCCGGTCCCCAACGAGTTCAACGCGACGAACTCCAATGTTCGCGGAACGCTCGCCATGGCGCTCCCCTCCAACAATATCGACGGCGGAACGAGCCAGTGGTTCATCAACATGGGCGACAACAGTTCGCTGAACCAGGGCAAATACACCGTGTTCGGCCGCGTGCTTGGTGAAGGCATGACGGTCGTCGATTCGATCCACAACCTCACCTCCTACAACCTGATTGGCCCGACCGGCGAATCGGCGCTCGCCAACGTGCCACTCCGGAACTACACGCCCTTCACGGAAGTGCTGGCCGGAACGGCTTCGGTCACAAATGGTTCCAAGACGGTGACCGGCGTGGGAACCAGCTTCCTGACCGACCTCCGCGTGGGCGAGGCCGTGAAGGTGGGCGACATCGTCGGCGTCGTGGCGTCGATCGAGAGCAATACCGGGTTCACGCTGGCCGTTGCAGCCGGTTCGACCGCCAGCTCGGTGCAGGTGAAGAAGAACGCCCTTCCGGCGGAAGCCAGCTACGTCACGATGAGTTCCGTCGCCACGCTCACCGTGTAA
- a CDS encoding ABC transporter ATP-binding protein — MIETRQLTKRYGNLIAANEITLNLKEGDVFGFIGPNGSGKTTTMRMIATLLPPDYGECYVNGKSIYTNPAEIRRMVGYMPDLFGVYDDMTVLEYLEFFAATYRINGPQRRKVCEEKLELVDMAFKRDAMVSQLSRGQTQRIGLARTLLHDPQVLLLDEPASGLDPRARIEIRELLKRLGEMKKTVIVSSHILPELSDVCTRVGMIEKGIMLVDADVTEVMKMSRESLIVHVHVKERPEAAAALIQQHGDVENVSMQGPRIDVTLRKSVEDYSFLPKALIDAGFALTGFHEEEINLETAFMRLTKGKQQ, encoded by the coding sequence GTGATTGAAACTCGCCAGCTCACCAAGCGATACGGCAACCTGATCGCCGCCAACGAGATCACGCTCAACCTCAAGGAGGGGGACGTCTTCGGCTTCATTGGCCCGAACGGGTCGGGGAAGACGACGACGATGCGGATGATCGCCACGCTGCTCCCGCCCGATTACGGCGAGTGCTACGTCAACGGGAAGTCGATTTACACCAACCCGGCGGAAATCCGGCGGATGGTGGGCTACATGCCCGACCTGTTCGGCGTGTACGACGACATGACGGTCCTCGAATACCTCGAGTTTTTCGCGGCGACGTATCGCATCAACGGGCCGCAACGGCGGAAGGTGTGCGAAGAGAAGCTTGAACTGGTCGACATGGCGTTCAAACGCGATGCGATGGTCAGCCAGCTCTCGCGCGGCCAGACGCAGCGCATCGGCCTCGCCCGGACGCTGCTGCACGATCCTCAGGTGCTCCTGCTGGATGAGCCGGCTTCGGGCCTCGACCCTCGGGCCCGCATCGAGATCCGCGAGCTGCTGAAGCGGCTGGGCGAGATGAAGAAGACTGTGATCGTCTCGAGCCACATCCTGCCCGAGCTGTCGGACGTGTGCACGCGGGTGGGGATGATCGAAAAGGGGATCATGCTGGTCGACGCGGACGTGACCGAAGTGATGAAGATGTCGCGGGAATCGCTGATCGTGCACGTCCATGTAAAGGAGCGGCCTGAAGCGGCGGCCGCCCTGATCCAGCAGCATGGCGACGTGGAGAATGTTTCGATGCAGGGTCCGCGAATCGACGTGACGCTGAGGAAGAGCGTCGAGGACTATTCGTTCCTGCCAAAGGCGCTGATCGACGCCGGGTTCGCCCTGACCGGCTTCCACGAGGAAGAAATCAACCTCGAAACGGCATTCATGCGACTGACCAAGGGCAAGCAGCAGTAG
- a CDS encoding AAA family ATPase — MTPTPASADSILMRLVKNASVTDSALLGVSSKPPGTPAPGQAAAAPRMSQPGPPKPIVREAMGFIPKPPKSLAEAGLLESEISSLILKKLFHRSMEAGFRLSEQLGLRLAVIEPVLRQMKADRLVAYKSTVNAGDYVYELTDLGRERGRELSQACTYFGTAPVPLQQYAASVAAQSIARQRPSLDSIRKAFFDLEIPERLLSNIGQAIHSGRGMFLFGNAGNGKTSIAERITKSYGDNIWIPRALTAQGEIIRLFDPNRHEAIRLDDSVVNETYDARWVCIRRPTVIAGGELRMENLEVNYIRNTGIGEAPLQLKANCGMLLIDDFGRQRMPVDELLNRWIVPLEQRHDFLHLESGRTIQTPFDQLVVFSTNMEPKDLVEEAFLRRIPYKIEVKDPTEVEFNKLFLESAAKLRFECSPAALEYLLAKYYRPIGRSLRFCHPRDLLRQMENRCTLHELPRVVTEEALDQAVENYFSIM; from the coding sequence ATGACTCCGACTCCGGCCAGCGCCGATTCCATCCTGATGCGACTGGTGAAGAACGCATCAGTCACCGACTCCGCCCTGCTGGGCGTTTCGTCGAAGCCCCCCGGAACACCCGCGCCCGGACAGGCGGCGGCGGCTCCGCGGATGTCTCAACCCGGTCCGCCGAAGCCGATCGTCCGAGAAGCGATGGGCTTCATCCCGAAGCCTCCGAAATCGCTGGCCGAGGCGGGTCTGCTGGAATCCGAAATCAGTTCGCTGATTCTGAAGAAGCTGTTCCACCGCTCGATGGAGGCGGGGTTCCGGCTGTCCGAGCAACTGGGGCTCAGGCTCGCGGTGATCGAGCCAGTGCTGCGGCAGATGAAGGCGGACCGGCTGGTTGCCTACAAATCGACCGTCAACGCGGGCGATTACGTCTATGAACTGACCGATCTTGGCCGCGAGCGCGGCCGCGAACTCTCCCAGGCCTGCACGTACTTCGGAACCGCGCCGGTTCCGCTGCAGCAGTATGCCGCCAGCGTCGCCGCGCAATCGATTGCCCGCCAGCGGCCTTCGCTGGATTCGATCCGCAAGGCGTTCTTCGACCTCGAAATCCCGGAGCGGCTGCTCAGCAATATCGGACAGGCGATCCACTCCGGCCGCGGCATGTTCCTCTTCGGTAACGCGGGCAACGGCAAGACGAGCATCGCCGAACGGATCACGAAGTCGTACGGCGACAACATCTGGATCCCGCGGGCGCTGACGGCGCAGGGAGAAATCATCCGCCTGTTCGATCCCAACCGGCATGAGGCAATCCGGCTCGACGACTCGGTCGTGAACGAAACGTACGACGCGCGCTGGGTCTGCATCCGTCGGCCGACGGTGATCGCCGGCGGTGAACTCCGCATGGAGAACCTTGAGGTCAACTACATCCGCAACACGGGGATCGGCGAAGCGCCGCTGCAGCTGAAGGCGAACTGCGGGATGCTGCTGATCGACGACTTCGGCCGCCAGCGGATGCCGGTTGATGAACTGCTGAACCGCTGGATCGTGCCGCTGGAACAGCGGCATGACTTCCTGCACCTCGAAAGCGGCCGCACCATCCAGACGCCCTTCGACCAGCTGGTGGTGTTCTCAACCAATATGGAGCCGAAGGACCTCGTCGAAGAGGCCTTCCTTCGCCGTATCCCGTACAAAATTGAGGTCAAGGATCCGACCGAAGTCGAGTTCAACAAGCTCTTCCTGGAGAGCGCCGCGAAGCTGAGATTTGAGTGCAGCCCCGCTGCTCTCGAATACCTGCTGGCGAAGTATTACCGCCCCATCGGCAGGTCCCTGAGGTTCTGCCATCCGCGCGACCTGCTGCGGCAGATGGAGAATCGCTGCACCCTGCACGAACTCCCCCGGGTCGTGACGGAAGAGGCGCTCGACCAGGCTGTCGAGAACTACTTCAGCATCATGTAG
- the rpsT gene encoding 30S ribosomal protein S20 has product MPNTASAKKEQRKSAKRRLLNRSQRSALRTAVKKARTAVESGAADAEAALKVATKKLDQAAAKHLIHKNTAARTKSRLSKLTKKKTAAAPAS; this is encoded by the coding sequence ATGCCCAATACTGCGAGCGCCAAGAAGGAACAGCGGAAGAGTGCCAAGCGGCGGCTTTTGAACCGCTCCCAGCGGTCGGCCCTGCGAACGGCCGTGAAGAAGGCCCGCACCGCCGTTGAATCGGGCGCTGCTGACGCCGAGGCCGCCCTGAAGGTTGCCACGAAGAAGCTCGATCAGGCTGCTGCGAAGCACCTGATCCACAAGAACACCGCGGCCCGCACGAAGTCGCGGCTGTCGAAGCTGACGAAGAAGAAGACGGCTGCCGCTCCGGCCAGCTAG
- a CDS encoding tetratricopeptide repeat protein — protein sequence MSTVPTTTQSKVPPLSATPVDVNATLRGPVFGHDEIRRMLSSIAGPASGELRRTVEAMQSEVAGNPTLKVRVGIGQFYLGKPQQAVELLADCKDGLGRFYAGQAYSTMEEHDKAAEQFEEAAKLGYRPIESRLRKAGEYRLQGNLDEAEKLIRSTGAEGARLAEYSYQMGCILFDRGDSYGAIEYFERSVDMDPHDSRALFSLAVQASRHGNDEEAIRLYERCLSKPPYYVGALLNLGLLYEDKENYSAAQYCFERVLRHDPTNQRALLYLKDIEATSSMYYDEDTLKQQQKLEQLLNRPVTDFELSVRSRNCLQSMDIRSLGDLTRISEQELLSGKNFGETSLNEVRELMRQHNLVVGQNLHQKARGDAAAPARDMSPEEQAMLSMTIADMQFSVRSRKCMARLGITTVGELIQHTPDELLSAKNFGVTSLNEIRAKLSEHGIKLRND from the coding sequence ATGAGCACTGTTCCGACGACCACACAATCAAAGGTCCCTCCGCTGTCCGCCACACCTGTTGATGTCAACGCCACTCTGCGTGGTCCTGTCTTCGGTCACGATGAGATCCGCCGGATGCTGAGCAGCATTGCCGGCCCCGCCTCGGGTGAACTCCGTCGCACCGTCGAGGCCATGCAGTCTGAAGTCGCCGGCAACCCGACGCTGAAGGTCCGTGTCGGCATCGGCCAGTTCTACCTCGGCAAGCCCCAGCAGGCCGTCGAACTGCTCGCCGACTGCAAGGACGGCCTCGGCCGTTTCTATGCCGGTCAGGCCTATTCCACGATGGAAGAGCATGACAAGGCGGCCGAGCAGTTCGAAGAAGCCGCGAAGCTCGGATACCGCCCGATCGAATCCCGTCTCCGGAAGGCCGGCGAGTATCGCCTCCAGGGCAACCTCGATGAGGCCGAGAAGCTGATCCGCAGCACCGGCGCCGAAGGTGCCCGCCTGGCCGAATACTCCTACCAGATGGGCTGCATCCTGTTCGACCGGGGTGACAGCTACGGCGCGATCGAATACTTCGAACGCTCCGTCGACATGGATCCGCACGACAGCCGCGCGCTGTTCTCGCTCGCCGTCCAGGCCAGCCGTCACGGCAACGACGAAGAAGCGATCCGGCTCTATGAACGCTGCCTGTCGAAGCCCCCGTACTACGTCGGCGCGCTCCTGAACCTCGGCCTGCTGTACGAGGACAAGGAAAACTACTCGGCCGCGCAGTACTGCTTCGAACGCGTCCTCCGCCACGACCCGACGAACCAGCGGGCACTCCTGTATCTCAAGGACATCGAAGCCACCAGCTCGATGTACTACGACGAAGACACCCTCAAGCAGCAGCAGAAGCTTGAGCAGCTGCTCAATCGGCCGGTCACCGACTTTGAACTTTCCGTTCGCAGCCGGAACTGCCTGCAGAGCATGGATATCCGCAGCCTGGGCGACCTGACCCGCATCAGCGAGCAGGAACTGCTCTCAGGCAAGAACTTCGGCGAAACGTCGCTCAACGAAGTTCGCGAGCTCATGCGGCAGCACAACCTCGTCGTCGGCCAGAACTTGCACCAGAAGGCCCGCGGCGATGCCGCAGCTCCCGCCCGCGACATGTCGCCGGAAGAGCAGGCTATGCTCTCGATGACGATCGCCGACATGCAGTTCTCGGTGCGCAGCCGCAAGTGCATGGCTCGCCTCGGAATCACCACCGTCGGCGAACTCATCCAGCACACGCCGGACGAACTCCTGTCGGCGAAGAACTTCGGCGTCACGTCGCTGAACGAGATTCGTGCGAAGCTCTCCGAACACGGCATCAAGCTGCGGAACGACTGA
- the trmD gene encoding tRNA (guanosine(37)-N1)-methyltransferase TrmD — protein MRFDVLSIFPNLFDSYLQQSLLKKAIDAGLVEINTWNFRDWAPGKHSSVDEPPYGGGPGMLIRCEPVFDCVEHVQAQGAAPGRLIVLTPAGRRLDQNLVTELSQEQRLLLLCGRYEGFDHRIMEGLRPLEISVGDFICNGGEVPAMLIIDSVIRLIPGVLGDETSAKYDSFSSEQLLEYPQYTRPREFRGMTVPDVLLSGNHQLIAKWRAEQSLKRTQERRADLLE, from the coding sequence ATGCGTTTCGACGTTCTCTCGATCTTTCCGAACCTGTTCGACAGCTATCTCCAGCAGAGCCTGCTCAAGAAAGCGATCGACGCAGGGCTCGTCGAAATCAACACCTGGAACTTCCGCGACTGGGCCCCGGGAAAGCACAGTTCCGTCGATGAGCCGCCGTACGGCGGCGGGCCCGGGATGCTGATCCGCTGTGAGCCGGTGTTCGACTGCGTGGAACATGTGCAGGCACAGGGGGCGGCTCCAGGGAGATTGATCGTGCTGACTCCGGCGGGTCGACGACTCGACCAGAACCTGGTGACCGAGCTTTCCCAGGAGCAGCGGCTGCTGCTGCTGTGCGGCCGGTACGAGGGATTCGACCACCGGATCATGGAGGGGCTGAGGCCGCTGGAAATCTCCGTCGGGGACTTCATCTGCAACGGCGGCGAAGTGCCGGCGATGCTGATCATCGATTCGGTGATCCGGCTGATCCCGGGAGTGCTGGGGGACGAAACGAGCGCGAAGTACGACTCGTTCTCCTCAGAGCAGCTGCTGGAGTACCCGCAGTACACGCGTCCGCGTGAGTTCCGCGGGATGACGGTTCCGGACGTGCTGCTGAGCGGGAATCACCAGCTGATTGCGAAGTGGAGGGCGGAGCAGAGTTTGAAGCGGACGCAGGAGCGCAGGGCGGATCTGCTGGAGTAG